The region GATGTATGAGCTCAAAGGGTAACTTGCTTTCTataggtctcagtttccccacctgggAATGATGGGgaaattacatgagataatctATGGGggtgtggtgcctggcacagaggcaGAGCCCAGCAAACAGGAGATGTTGTTGTTAGTGTCTTTATCCTCCTCCCTTCCTAGAGGAGGGCACAGGGGGTAGGGTCCCCCCTAGCTGGCCCTCCATCCCTAGACGTGGAGGACTCGATCCTTGGCCCGTGGGGAAAGTGGGGCTGTTTCTGCGACCTGGGCAAGCAGGAGCGCAGCCGCGAGGTCCTGGGCACAGCGCCGGGCCCGGTGTTCATGGACCGCGAGAATCTGGTGCAGGTGCGGCCCTGCAGGCAACGGGATTGTTCATCCTGCAAACCAACGGATTGCGACTGGAGGCCCTGAACCCGGGTGAGAGACAAACTCAGAGGAGGCGGGCCCAGGGCGGGCTGTCAAGTCCGGGTTGAGAGTCCCCAGGGTgggcggggagaggggaagggccgCGGGTGGGGGCGGGTGCGAGGAGGGCCTTTAGGGCGGAGGCTGTAAGACGGTGGAGAGGGGAGAGCTGAGTCAGGACCCGTGAGCCCCCGCTGATATCCGgggtgaaaggaagaaagatggtgaggggcagggagggggaatcAGAGATGGAGGAACTGTGACCCTGAGGAAGGGGTaatgagcctgatgcgggtcagACACCTACAGGCTGAGGACGTGAGCCCTGATGAGATTCGAGAATTGAGGGACATGAACCCTGAACTGGGGGGAATGGCCCCGCCTGGTGGGCGCATACTTTTAGCAGAAGTCTGTTGAGATCTGGGATCACagttgggagggggtgggtgggggaggcttAGCCCCAGTTAGAGGTTAGGAAgcagagtgggggggaggggcgagggcCCGGGTGAGGTaccgagagggagagagagttggaCCCCAAATCTGAAGGCCTGAGCTCAGTGGAAGTAGGAATACCTATTCCAGAGGGCTTAGATTGTGTGGAGTGGCAGGGACAGGGAATACAAATAGCCAACATCCAGATGGACAGGGTCCCAGTGATGTGGACACTGGACGCTGGCAGTATTCTGGCAATATAGTGGTATTTGACCTTCAAGGTCCTGACTGGGCCAAGTTCTCCAAGGCCTGCGTCAGTTTCCCGTTTATTTCCCTATCCTCCTACCAGCCCTGACAGACGGGGCGTCAGGGACTCGGGGGCGGAGCTTGGAAAGCGACTCCGCCCACCCCGTTCCCCCAAAGAAGAGCTCGGCGGTCGGCCTTGGGAACTACAATTCCCAGGAAGCCGTGCGGCAGGAGCTTCGGTGGCGCCTGCGCAAACGTCAACGGCGGCAGGAGCGTCGGGGGAGGGTCCTGGGCACCGATTGGTCGGGAGCGAGAGCGGTTTCGGGGCCCGCGGAAAACGCGCGCCTAGACCAGACCCCGCAGACCTCGTTCTTGCTGCTGGTGGCGGCTGCAGAGGCGGCATGGATCTCGGCGAACTGGACAGAGACAGTACGAGCCGCTGTCGCCTGAACTCGCCTGTGCCCGCGGTGTGCCGCAAGGAGCCCTGCGTCCTGGGCGTCGATGAAGCGGGCCGGGGCCCGGTGCTGGGTGCGACTCCGGgactgggctgggggaggggcgtgaTAAGGGGAACGGAGGTTGCACTGGAACGGGAGCTGGGATTGTGCCCtacccggggaggggggggtcatAGTGGCGATGACACCGAAGAAAGCGGTGATGATGGAATAGGGATAGCGGTTTTCACGGGCTCACTGGTTGGACCCCCGCTTCTCCAGGCCCCATGGTCTACGCCATCTGTTATTGCCCCCTCTCACACCTGGCACATCTGGAGGCCCTGAAAGTGGCAGGTGAGCTGGAGTTGTGAGTCTCGGGAGGGGGTTCCTGGGCGTGTGCAGGGGCGGGTGCAAACTGGAGGGGGAGAACAGGAGCTGGGAGAACTAGTCGCTCCCCTTCTCTCCCAACCCTCCTCCCAGACTCAAAGACCCTATCGGAGAGCGAGCGGGACAGGCTCTTTGTGAAAATGGAGGAGGACGGGGACTTTGTGGGCTGGGCATTGGACGTGCTGTCTCCAAACCTCATCTCTACCAGCATGCTTGGGCGGTGAGGGGCCTCCCGGAGGggccagggtggaggggcagccAGCATGAGCTGGAAGGGATCCGTATCTGGATCAGGGTTGACTGGGTTGTCTCCCACTGCAGGGTCAAGTACAACCTGAATTCCCTATCCCATGATACAGCCACTGGGCTGGTGCAATATGCCTTGGATCAGGGTGTGAAAGTTGCCCAGGTGAGCTGACTGTTGGGTTGCGCACATTTGATCACCTCAGGATAAAATGGAGGTATACAAGTGCGGTGGGTGATTCAAGGTCAGACACACCTGGGTTACCTCAGGAGTATATGTTGCTGCCTTTGATATTTTACTACTTCTTCTACCCTAAATGTGTACCCCACCCTGGACCAAGGAGGAGCCCCCAGCTCCACTCTCATTTAATTTATCTCTGTATTCTAAAGGCTCAGAGTCCAGAACAAATCCGCATCTGTCCACCGGCCCAGAGCCTCTGTCCTAGCCCAGGGCACCCTTCTCTCCTGGATTCCTGCCCCATCCTCCCCCCACTTTGAGGCCTGTTTTTTATAGTTTGCTCCTCATGCAGCAGATAGTCATCTGAGACATAGATCTCAACACTTAATTTTTTGATTTCAGTAAAAATTAAACCTGGGGAGTTCAGTGtcaagtggaagagagagagtgagattaAATTACCAGAGGGAAATGTAAGTTGGCATTGCATCTAGTACTCTGCGGCAAAGAACAGGCTGTTGTTAGAGAATAGCAAGGATAAATACACTTGAGATAGGGAACGGAACAAGGCAGACCTTGCTGAGGAGATGGCTGAGGTCCTGGACTGGAACGTGGCACTGACGGTGCAGTACTGGAGCAGACAGACAAGAGCTCTGCCCTCTGGGGTTCATGGCCAAGTCAGGGGACAGAGATGGTCAGCTGGCAAGCAGATGATAAAGGTGATTTCTGAGGATAACGGCAGTGGATATCACCAATCTCCTCTCTCTACTCCAGCCACAAGGCCTCCCTGCTGCTGTATAGCATACTTGGCATGGTCCCGCCTccgggcctttgcactggctcttCCTTCTGTCAAGAATCCTCTTTCTGAGATCTCCCCATGACTCATTCCCTCATCTCTTTCAGGCCTTTATTCAGATGTCACCACCTCAGAGTGACCTCTCCGAATCCCTCCCACCACTGTTTAAAATGATAAcccctcccagggcacctggctgcctcagtcgtagagcatgggactcttgatctcagggtcgtgagttcaagccctgcgtggggcacagagcttacttaaaacaagtagagaagaaataaaatgataatccCTCCCGACTTTCCCCTGTCCTTTATTATTTACCCTGTTTCTTGTCTGTGGCCCTCACCAGGGTGTCCACTCCATGAAGACAGAAATTTTTGTCTGGTGTGTTTACTGCCATATTCCTGGCATCTGGTGTAGCCATGGTGTGTTTAGGTGCTCAGTGAGTGTAAAATGGATTCGACTTGATCAGGGACCGCCTCTTTTggaggggacttttttttttctttagtaatctctacacccaatgtggggctcaagttcatgacctcaagatcaagagttggcgctctgccaattgagccagccaggtgcccctggagaggaCTTTTGACAGAGATGTCCAAGAAAGCTGCACCCTAGGGATGAGTTGAGAGAAGAATATTCTAGGTACAGGAACAGCATGTGTAAATGCTGGGAGGCTGGATCACTTAACACAGTTGTTTTTCCagatgtctgttgaatgaatacatttctgTCACCACACAGGTGTTTGTGGACACTGTGGGGCCACCAGAGACTTACCAGGAGCGGCTGCAGGAGCGGTTTCCTGGCATTGAGGTGACAGTCAAGGCCAAGGCAGATGCCCTCTACCCTGTGGTCAGCGCTGCCAGTATCTGTGCCAAGGTTAGGCTCCTGCTGGCCGTGGCCAGCTCCTAGCATCCCTCTGCGCAGGAGGCAGGCGTGCCTGCTTCCGGGGAGGGAGATCCCAAGTTTGTATCTTGCCCACAGGTGGCCCGTGACCAGGCTGTAAAGAACTGGCACTTTGTGGAAAAACTGCAGGACCTGGATGCTGATTATGGCTCTGGTTACCCCAATGGTGAGCCCATTGGAGCCGCCTTGAGACAGTGGTATTGGCAATAACACTGACAAGGCAGGCCTGAGCGCGCTTCTACAGTTTTCTGCATTGCACTCATCCTGCTCTGCAGTGGAAGAGCGTAAGGCTCAGACAGGGGGAGCACTTGCTTCTGGCTAGCCTGCGGCAGAGCTGGATTCCAGCGGGCaggctctctcctcccttctctctccctttctcctgtcTCTCTGGAGCCCCAGTGAGGGcctgacactgttggtgggcatctGTTTGTTAAGGGGAAAGGGACAGGGGCGAGGGGTGCCAGCTGATGTCCAGTAGCGCCAGCTTAAATCTATTGTTTTCTTCCCAGTTACGAGGCTCACTCCTTGTCTGTGTGGCAGGTGATCatgtgcccaccccccaccatgagTAGATTTCAAGAGTCAGTGGCTGGGTTCAAGGAACCCTCTGGTCCttctgaggcccagggagggacgGGCAGTTGGGTGGGGAGACACAGCAAGTCTGTGATTGGAACTTAGGTGAGGCCATAGTAAGGAAACCAAGTCCAGGCCAAAGACAGTTTGGGTCGCATTTAGTGCTTACTGAGGGCCTGGGGATATAGCCATGAGCAAGATCAACAGGGACCTCCCTGTCCCCACTGAAGCTCCTAATTTTGGGGGGGATGATGGGCAGTAACACCATGGTCCACAGATGCTCATTTAATGACCGTTGTCCTTGAGGGGATGAAAGGATGTTTCAGAGGCAGTCTCCCCTAAACTACCTTGAGCACCCGTTggcagtgggagtggggagcTGCCTGGGCAAAGGTTCTGAGGCAGGAATGGGCCTCGAACAGTGGGCGGGGCCTCCGGTACTTCGGTGGCTGGAGATGAGGTAGTAGGACGTCAGGTGCCAGGCTGAGGAACTCGGACATTGTGTCAGGGCTCAGGGGCCATCAccactgcccaccccacccttcccGTCCCTCAGATCCCAAGACAAAAGCGTGGTTGAGGAAGCACGTGGAGCCTGTGTTCGGCTTCCCCCAGTTTGTCCGGTTCAGCTGGCGCACGGCCCAGAGCAtcctggagaaggaggcagaaggcGTTCTGTGGTGGGTGTCCTGGAGGTGCTGTGAGGAAAGAGGGCAGGAGGCCAGGGTTCAGCCTCCCTGggaatcccccccacccccaacaccctgAAGCGGCCAGTATCACCACCTCTCCCACAGGGAGGACTCGCCGACTGGGGATCAGGAGGGATCTGGGAGGATCATGTCCTACTTCAGCAAAGGCCCCCGAACCCACCCCCGCCTCCCGCACCGGTACTTCCAGGAGCGAGGCCTGGAGTCAGCCACCACTTTCTAGGATCCAGCCTGTTCTCCCTTTATGTgccttcctcacctccccccccccccgccccccttttgTGATTAAAAGTTGTTTATGGAAAGCTAAGCATTTGGTTGTACTTTGCGGTGGAAGCAGGTTGGGAGGGTGCTCTGCAGCTGGACCCAGCTACAGACTTTCCCAACCGAAACAGGATGGGCCCTGGccgatttgatttgattttatatttttatttgattttattttttaaagatttatttattttagagagagcacatgtgtgtacggagcaggggcagggagaggcagagggggatagagaatctcaggcagacttccATGCTGAGCCTGAAGCctgacactgagatcacaacctgagccaaaaccaagagtcggacctttaatcgactgtgccacccaggtgcccttatttaattttttcaatgcaTAATATATTTGTAGGATACAGAATTAGGAGGGGGGACATTGAGAAGCCTCCCTCCCACTGTGCCCCCAGATTAGTAGTGGGCTTACCAAGGTGTCTCAGTCTCTTCaggctgctatgacaaaatatCACAGTCcgggtggtttataaacaacagatatttattacagttctgggggctggaagtccaagatcacagTTGCCTGCATGGTCAAGTGCTGGTGAGGACCCTTTTCCAGGTTGTGGACTGCCAGCGTCTCACTGTGTGCTCACGTGGTGGAAGGGGCAGGGAACCTTCTCTAGGTCtgttttataagagcactaatcccttTCTTGACCTAATCACCTCTTAATACTATCTGTGGGAATTAGGATATCAACGTGAACCTTGGGGAAACACAGACATTTAGGCTACAGCAGGTACCTTTTACATCTTTCTGGAGATAGCCTGGCATGTTACAAAATATATGTGCGGATACTTTCctgaagtttgtttttgttttaggaatGGAAACAAACTCTAGCCTAGATAGTGCACATTCATTACTCTTCACCGCATCTTGGAGGTAATTCCAAATGGGTGCCTAAAGACCTTCCTTGTTCCCTTTCTAGCTACAGAGTCCTCGGTGTGACTGTCCTGTGGTTTATTTAATGCTTCTTAAGAGACATTGAGTTGTCGCCCAGCTTGCTGTTACACATATACATTGGAGAATGGGCCATCATTTCTCATGCAGTTTTGTCTGTAGGAAAGTTCCCAGAGGTGGGCTTGCTGGGTTAGAGGGTCTATGTGGTTTGTAATTTGGAGAGATATTTCCAGTTCCTCTCTGTGAAgacttgcactcccaccagcaatgtaagtAAGCACTTACTTCCCGCACAGCCTTGCCAGTAGCAAGATAGGTTTATCTCACTCTGAGAAGTTTGGAAGTCAGGTGGCTCAACATCAAggacaccattttttttaagatttttttttttatttatttattcataagagacagagagagagaggcagagggagaagcaggctccccgctgagcgggaagccctatgcgggactcgatcccaggaccctgggatcatgacctgagccaaaggcagacgctcaaccatctgagccacccaggcactcaaggacaccatttaaaaaaaaaaaaaaattattatttttttattttagagagagcaagcatgggaggaggggaggggcagagggagaaggagaggaaatctcaagcagactctgcactgagcacagtgcctgactcgggacttgatcccatgaccccaagatcatgacgtgagccaaaatcaagagtcggatgcttggggcacctgggtggctcagttggttaagcgactgccctcggctcgggtcatgatctcagggtcctgggatcgagccccacatcgggctccctgcttggcaggaggcctgcttctccctctcgcactctccctgcttgtgttccctctctcgctgtctctctctgtcaaataaatgagtagaatcttaaaaaaaaaaaaaatcggatgcttaaccaactgaggcacccaggcacccctcaaggacactattttttaaattcatcttctcTTTTGCCATTTTTGATGGTTTTTTTGCCTCTCATCGTCCCACTATGGCTGCCACAGTTCCAGATATCACATCTCAACCTCCAAAGGCCTCATCCCCAAGCAACTGCCCTGTCACTTCCTGGCTGAAAGTAGGACATATCTATGCCCAAAGCAATCCCTGTCAGGGGGAAGGGAATATCGGGTAAAAAGTTAAGAACTGGtacctgggggtgggagagaccCAGtactccaccccccacctctttcCCTCACCCTTGACCCCTCCTTGACTCAAGCAGTGGCAATGTcatagaaggaagaaaggggatgGCTCTTCACTTGTTAGTAAATGTTCTGATGCTAGAAGCCCAGGGCATTGTGGGAATATTATTTATGGAGCATGTATTAGTTGGTTAGGGCtgcataacaaagtgccacagactgggtggctttaacaacaaacttattttctcacggttctggaggctagaagttcaagatgaaggtgttggcagggttgatttatttcctttgttttttttaagtttttttaaagatttatttatttatttgacagagagagagcacgagctgcagggagggccagagggagagggagaagcagactccctgctgagcaaggagcccagtgcgggactcaatcctaggaccctgggggcgcctgggtggctcagatggttaagcatctgcctttggctcaggtcatgatcccagagtcctgggatcgagtcccgcatcgggctccctgctccttgggagcctgctccctctgcctctctctctctctctcatgaataaataaataaaatcttaaaaaaaaaaaaatcctaggatcctgggatcatgacctgagccgaaggcagatgcttaaccgactaagccacccagctgcctctaatctcttcttttaaggactcCAGTCATTGGATTATGGCCCCCCATATGACAGTttacttaattacctctttaaagaccctgtccaaatatagtcacattctgaggtactgggttAGGACTGcaacatgaatttggggagtgggatacaattcagcccataactgAATACCTCTCCACTCCATATAGGTCCCATGGTGGGCACCAGGAAGCCAGCGCTGAGCCAGCTACAAAAGGTCTCTGAGTACCCACTGAAGTCCAGGGGAGCTCAGGAGTGCATGATGGGGTTGGCAGCTCTGCTCTGGGGCCCAGAGAGCCTGAGGAGCTGAATGGCCAAGATCGGAAGGGTGAGTGGTGGATCAGGAGGGTGAAGAGGGCTCCA is a window of Zalophus californianus isolate mZalCal1 chromosome 1, mZalCal1.pri.v2, whole genome shotgun sequence DNA encoding:
- the RNASEH2A gene encoding ribonuclease H2 subunit A isoform X2 codes for the protein MAGSPANLLLLPLILLLLGTPAQVSRDYHYFGEKSGGDTWEELRLQHQEKEEGTGGRVPPSWPSIPRRGGLDPWPVGKVGLFLRPGQAGAQPRGPGHSAGPGVHGPRESGAGAALQATGLFILQTNGLRLEALNPGPMVYAICYCPLSHLAHLEALKVADSKTLSESERDRLFVKMEEDGDFVGWALDVLSPNLISTSMLGRVKYNLNSLSHDTATGLVQYALDQGVKVAQVFVDTVGPPETYQERLQERFPGIEVTVKAKADALYPVVSAASICAKVARDQAVKNWHFVEKLQDLDADYGSGYPNDPKTKAWLRKHVEPVFGFPQFVRFSWRTAQSILEKEAEGVLWEDSPTGDQEGSGRIMSYFSKGPRTHPRLPHRYFQERGLESATTF
- the RNASEH2A gene encoding ribonuclease H2 subunit A isoform X1 translates to MDLGELDRDSTSRCRLNSPVPAVCRKEPCVLGVDEAGRGPVLGPMVYAICYCPLSHLAHLEALKVADSKTLSESERDRLFVKMEEDGDFVGWALDVLSPNLISTSMLGRVKYNLNSLSHDTATGLVQYALDQGVKVAQVFVDTVGPPETYQERLQERFPGIEVTVKAKADALYPVVSAASICAKVARDQAVKNWHFVEKLQDLDADYGSGYPNDPKTKAWLRKHVEPVFGFPQFVRFSWRTAQSILEKEAEGVLWEDSPTGDQEGSGRIMSYFSKGPRTHPRLPHRYFQERGLESATTF